Proteins encoded within one genomic window of Ideonella dechloratans:
- the gcvP gene encoding aminomethyl-transferring glycine dehydrogenase, producing the protein MLTSAHAPLAALENATAFASRHIGPGADDEATMLAAIGPASRRALIEAIVPAAIARTAAMDLPAPATEEQALAELKAIAGKNQRLRSFIGQGYHGTFTPGVILRNILENPAWYTAYTPYQAEISQGRMEALVNFQTMVTDLTGMAIANASMLDEATAAAEAMTLARRSVKAKGHTLVVSGDTHPQIIEVLQTRAKPLGLTIQLANSAEEWTAALAGDDYFAALAQYPASSGWLHDWSADAATVKGKQAAFILAADLLALTVLKSPGEMGADIVLGSTQRFGMPMGAGGPHAAYLACRDEFKRSLPGRLVGISVDSHGNPAYRLALQTREQHIRREKATSNICTAQVLPAVVASMYAVYHGPQGLTRIALRVARYLGILVAGLKQLGVDMSQTHHLDAGAFDTVCLHTGERTAALMARAVSLGANLRSPWPGYLSITLDETTTREDLALLWRIFAAEGQALPSVDELSLTGDLIPPALRRTSAFLTHPVFNSHHSETEMLRYIRKLSDKDLALDRSMIPLGSCTMKLNATSEMIPITWPEFAEVHPFAPADQLAGYAELNAQLCGWLEQATGYAGVSLQPNAGSQGEYAGLLAICAWHASRGEGHRNICLIPESAHGTNPASAMMAGLQVVVVKCDANGSVDLGDLKAKCEQHAANLACIMITYPSTYGVYDLQVKELCAMVHQYGGRVYVDGANMNALVGVAAPGQFGGDVSHLNLHKTFCIPHGGGGPGVGPVCVVEDLVPFLPGHATAGQLREGGVGAVSAAPYGNAAVLPISWMYVRMMGTAGLTAATETAILNANYVAARLADHYDIHFSGNVAGVKGGGVAHECILDLRPLKDSSGVSAEDVAKRLIDYGFHAPTLSFPVAGTLMVEPTESEPLFELDRFCDAMIAIREEIRLVEAGAWPREDNPLKNAPHTAASLLSGEWTHPYSREVAAYPVASLKQVKYWSPVGRVDNVYGDRNLFCSCLPVSAYGDTPA; encoded by the coding sequence ATGCTGACTTCCGCCCACGCCCCTCTGGCCGCGCTTGAGAACGCCACGGCCTTCGCCTCCCGCCACATCGGGCCGGGGGCCGACGACGAAGCCACCATGCTGGCAGCCATCGGCCCGGCCTCGCGCCGCGCGCTGATCGAGGCCATCGTGCCCGCTGCCATCGCCCGCACCGCGGCGATGGACCTGCCCGCCCCGGCCACCGAGGAACAGGCCCTGGCCGAGCTCAAGGCCATCGCCGGCAAGAACCAGCGGCTGCGCAGTTTCATCGGCCAGGGCTACCACGGCACCTTCACGCCGGGCGTCATCCTGCGCAACATCCTCGAGAACCCCGCGTGGTACACCGCCTACACGCCCTACCAGGCCGAGATCTCCCAGGGCCGCATGGAGGCGCTGGTCAACTTCCAGACCATGGTGACCGACCTCACCGGCATGGCCATCGCCAACGCCTCCATGCTGGACGAGGCCACCGCCGCCGCCGAAGCCATGACCCTGGCGCGCCGCAGCGTCAAGGCCAAGGGCCACACCCTGGTCGTCTCGGGTGACACGCACCCGCAGATCATCGAGGTGCTGCAGACCCGCGCCAAGCCGCTGGGCCTGACCATCCAGCTGGCCAACTCGGCCGAGGAATGGACCGCCGCCCTGGCCGGTGACGACTACTTCGCCGCGCTGGCCCAGTACCCGGCCAGCAGCGGCTGGCTGCACGACTGGTCGGCCGACGCCGCCACCGTCAAGGGTAAGCAGGCCGCCTTCATCCTGGCGGCCGATCTGCTGGCCCTGACCGTGCTGAAGAGCCCCGGCGAGATGGGCGCCGACATCGTGCTGGGCAGCACCCAGCGCTTCGGCATGCCCATGGGGGCTGGCGGCCCGCACGCCGCCTACCTCGCCTGCCGCGACGAATTCAAGCGCAGCCTGCCCGGCCGCCTGGTGGGCATCAGCGTGGACAGCCACGGCAACCCGGCCTACCGCCTGGCCCTGCAGACCCGCGAGCAGCACATCCGGCGCGAGAAGGCCACCTCCAACATCTGCACGGCCCAGGTGCTGCCGGCCGTCGTGGCCAGCATGTACGCCGTCTACCACGGCCCGCAGGGCCTGACCCGCATCGCCCTGCGCGTGGCGCGCTACCTGGGCATCCTGGTGGCCGGCCTGAAGCAGCTGGGCGTGGACATGAGCCAGACCCACCACCTGGACGCCGGGGCCTTCGACACCGTCTGCCTGCACACCGGCGAGCGCACCGCCGCCCTGATGGCCCGCGCCGTCAGCCTGGGTGCCAACCTGCGCAGCCCCTGGCCGGGCTACCTCAGCATCACGCTGGACGAGACCACCACCCGCGAGGACCTGGCCCTGCTGTGGCGCATCTTCGCGGCCGAAGGCCAGGCCCTGCCCAGCGTGGACGAGCTGAGCCTGACCGGCGACCTGATCCCGCCGGCCCTGCGCCGCACCAGCGCCTTCCTGACGCACCCGGTCTTCAACAGCCACCACAGCGAAACCGAGATGCTGCGCTACATCCGCAAGCTCTCGGACAAGGACCTGGCGCTGGACCGCAGCATGATCCCGCTGGGCTCCTGCACCATGAAGCTCAACGCGACCAGCGAGATGATCCCCATCACCTGGCCCGAGTTCGCCGAGGTGCACCCCTTCGCCCCGGCCGATCAGCTGGCCGGCTATGCCGAGCTCAACGCCCAGCTCTGCGGCTGGCTGGAACAGGCCACCGGCTATGCCGGCGTCAGCCTGCAGCCCAATGCCGGTTCGCAGGGCGAGTACGCCGGTCTGCTGGCGATCTGCGCCTGGCACGCCAGCCGCGGCGAAGGCCACCGCAACATCTGCCTGATCCCGGAAAGCGCCCACGGCACCAACCCGGCCAGCGCGATGATGGCCGGCCTGCAGGTCGTCGTCGTCAAGTGCGATGCCAACGGCAGCGTGGACCTGGGCGACCTGAAGGCCAAGTGCGAGCAGCATGCCGCCAACCTGGCCTGCATCATGATCACCTACCCCTCCACCTACGGCGTCTACGACCTGCAGGTGAAGGAGCTCTGCGCCATGGTCCACCAGTACGGCGGCCGGGTGTACGTGGACGGCGCCAACATGAACGCCCTGGTGGGTGTGGCCGCGCCCGGCCAGTTCGGCGGTGACGTGAGCCACCTGAACCTGCACAAGACCTTCTGCATCCCGCACGGCGGTGGCGGCCCGGGCGTCGGCCCCGTCTGCGTGGTGGAGGACCTGGTGCCCTTCCTGCCCGGCCATGCCACGGCAGGCCAGCTGCGCGAAGGTGGCGTCGGCGCCGTCAGCGCCGCACCCTATGGCAATGCCGCCGTGCTGCCGATCAGCTGGATGTATGTGCGCATGATGGGCACGGCCGGCCTGACCGCCGCCACCGAGACCGCCATCCTGAACGCCAACTACGTGGCCGCCCGCCTGGCCGACCACTACGACATCCACTTCAGCGGCAACGTGGCCGGCGTGAAGGGCGGCGGCGTGGCCCACGAGTGCATCCTGGACCTGCGCCCGCTGAAGGACAGCAGCGGCGTGAGCGCCGAGGACGTGGCCAAGCGCCTGATCGACTACGGCTTCCACGCCCCGACGCTGAGCTTCCCGGTGGCCGGCACGCTGATGGTGGAGCCCACCGAAAGCGAACCCCTGTTCGAGCTGGACCGCTTCTGCGACGCGATGATCGCCATCCGCGAGGAGATCCGCCTGGTCGAAGCCGGTGCCTGGCCGCGCGAGGACAACCCGCTGAAGAACGCGCCGCACACCGCCGCCAGCCTGCTCAGCGGCGAATGGACGCACCCGTACAGCCGCGAGGTGGCCGCCTACCCGGTGGCCAGCCTCAAGCAGGTGAAGTACTGGTCGCCGGTGGGCCGCGTGGACAACGTCTACGGCGACCGCAACCTGTTCTGCAGCTGCCTGCCGGTGAGCGCCTACGGCGACACCCCGGCCTGA
- a CDS encoding peptidylprolyl isomerase, producing MSGGGARRRRFTGTLLGWAMGCVTLTAAQAAELPRVMLMTTEGPIVIALDTRHAPRSAGDFLQYVQRGLYDQGAGFYRVVRRDNDHGTPPIEVIQGGLLDENDPRALPPVAHESTRQTGLHHLDGTVSLARGAPGTGGGAAFFICVGPQPGLDAGALRNPDGQGFAALGQVVFGMDTVRRIHAGDTDPALGEAYVQGQMLKQPVRLLWAREVK from the coding sequence ATGAGCGGGGGCGGGGCGCGCCGACGGCGTTTCACGGGCACTTTGCTGGGCTGGGCCATGGGCTGCGTCACGCTGACGGCGGCGCAGGCCGCGGAACTGCCGCGGGTGATGCTGATGACCACCGAAGGGCCCATCGTCATCGCGCTGGACACCCGCCACGCGCCGCGGTCGGCCGGGGACTTCCTGCAGTACGTGCAGCGCGGCCTGTACGACCAGGGCGCCGGCTTCTACCGCGTCGTGCGACGCGACAACGACCACGGCACGCCGCCCATCGAAGTCATCCAGGGCGGGCTGCTGGACGAGAACGACCCGCGCGCGCTGCCGCCGGTGGCTCACGAGAGCACCCGCCAGACCGGGCTGCACCACCTGGACGGCACGGTGTCCCTGGCGCGTGGCGCGCCGGGCACCGGTGGCGGCGCGGCCTTCTTCATCTGCGTGGGGCCGCAGCCGGGGCTGGACGCCGGCGCCTTGCGCAACCCCGATGGCCAGGGCTTTGCCGCCCTGGGGCAGGTGGTGTTCGGCATGGACACGGTGCGCCGCATCCATGCCGGCGACACCGACCCGGCGCTGGGTGAGGCCTATGTGCAAGGACAGATGCTCAAGCAGCCGGTGCGGCTGCTGTGGGCCCGGGAGGTGAAATGA
- a CDS encoding SDR family oxidoreductase: MSQAGGVVLVTGGSRGIGAAVVRQLAAQGTAVLFSYRREVAAAQALVAEVQAAGGLARAVPADVADEAQVLAMFATLDAWCAELGRPFIGLVNNAGVLETQRKLVDMDVGRWERVLRTNVIGSFLCAREAVRRMARSAGGAGGSIVNLSSRAARLGAAFEYVDYAASKAAVDAMTLGLSREVAAEGIRVNAVAPGLIRTDIHASGGEPGRVDRLSAAVPLGRGGEPEEVAQAVLWLLSEASSYTTGTVLEVSGGR, translated from the coding sequence ATGAGCCAGGCGGGTGGGGTGGTGTTGGTGACCGGCGGCTCGCGCGGCATCGGGGCAGCGGTGGTGCGCCAGCTGGCGGCCCAGGGCACGGCGGTGCTGTTCAGCTACCGGCGCGAGGTCGCGGCGGCCCAGGCCCTGGTGGCCGAGGTGCAGGCCGCGGGTGGCCTGGCCCGCGCGGTGCCGGCCGACGTGGCCGACGAGGCGCAGGTGCTGGCGATGTTTGCGACGCTGGACGCCTGGTGCGCGGAGCTGGGCCGGCCCTTCATCGGGCTGGTCAACAACGCCGGCGTGCTCGAAACCCAGCGCAAGTTGGTGGATATGGACGTGGGCCGCTGGGAGCGGGTGCTGCGCACGAACGTCATCGGCAGTTTCCTGTGCGCCCGCGAGGCGGTGCGCCGCATGGCGCGCTCGGCCGGCGGCGCTGGCGGGTCCATCGTCAACCTGTCCTCCCGGGCGGCCCGGCTCGGCGCGGCTTTCGAGTACGTGGATTACGCCGCCTCCAAGGCTGCGGTGGACGCGATGACGCTGGGCCTGTCGCGCGAGGTGGCCGCCGAGGGCATCCGCGTCAACGCGGTGGCGCCGGGGCTGATCCGCACCGACATCCATGCCAGTGGCGGCGAGCCCGGCCGCGTGGACCGCCTTTCTGCGGCCGTGCCTCTGGGCCGCGGCGGCGAGCCCGAGGAGGTGGCGCAGGCCGTGCTGTGGCTGCTGTCCGAGGCTTCCTCGTACACGACCGGCACGGTGCTGGAGGTGTCGGGTGGCCGCTGA
- a CDS encoding enoyl-CoA hydratase, whose amino-acid sequence MLTTEDPLLLRSQDARGVVTLTLNRPQAFNALSEAMLAALRTELAAIARDDSVRVVVLAAAGRAFCAGHDLVEMRAQPSAEYYRALFNECGKVMMAIQKLPVPVVAKVQGVATAAGCQLVAMCDLAVAASSARFAVSGVNLGLFCSTPAVALSRNIGRKAAFEMLVTGEFISAEQALAKGLVNRVATPEALDEEVERVVASIVAKPRTAVALGKELFYRQLESGIEAAYTDAAQTMACNMMDEAALEGVQAFIDKRPPAWARKDPA is encoded by the coding sequence ATGCTCACCACCGAGGACCCCCTTCTGCTGCGCAGCCAGGACGCACGCGGCGTCGTCACGCTGACGCTCAACCGGCCGCAGGCCTTCAACGCACTGTCCGAGGCCATGCTGGCCGCGCTGCGCACCGAGCTGGCCGCCATCGCCCGCGACGACAGCGTGCGCGTGGTGGTGCTGGCCGCCGCCGGCCGCGCCTTCTGTGCCGGCCACGATCTGGTGGAGATGCGGGCCCAGCCCTCGGCCGAGTACTACCGCGCCCTGTTCAACGAATGCGGCAAGGTGATGATGGCCATCCAGAAGCTGCCGGTGCCGGTGGTGGCCAAGGTGCAGGGCGTGGCCACGGCCGCGGGCTGCCAGCTGGTGGCCATGTGCGATCTGGCGGTGGCCGCCTCCAGCGCGCGCTTCGCCGTCAGCGGTGTCAACCTGGGCCTGTTCTGTTCCACGCCGGCGGTGGCCCTGTCGCGCAACATCGGCCGCAAGGCGGCCTTCGAGATGCTGGTGACCGGCGAGTTCATCAGCGCCGAGCAGGCCCTGGCCAAAGGCCTGGTCAACCGTGTGGCCACGCCCGAGGCGCTGGACGAGGAGGTCGAGCGGGTGGTGGCCAGCATCGTGGCCAAGCCGCGCACCGCGGTGGCCCTGGGCAAGGAGCTGTTCTACCGCCAGCTCGAATCGGGCATCGAGGCGGCTTACACCGATGCGGCGCAGACCATGGCCTGCAACATGATGGATGAGGCGGCGCTCGAAGGCGTGCAGGCCTTCATCGACAAGCGTCCCCCGGCCTGGGCCCGGAAGGACCCGGCATGA
- the gcvT gene encoding glycine cleavage system aminomethyltransferase GcvT, with product MSDAADLFQTPLHALHLELGARMVPFAGYAMPVQYPSGLMAEHRQCREAAALFDVSHMGQLRLIGADAAAALETLVPVDVIDLPAGKQRYAFFTNDEGGLLDDLMITRPAGDAAAAFGDLFVVVNAGCKDADIAHLQARIGSRCTVQPLPERALLALQGPQAVTALSRLNPGVATLTFMTGGLFTLAGAECFVTRSGYTGEDGFEISVHESQAMALARALLAEPEVKPAGLGARDTLRLEAGLCLYGHDIDTTTNPVEAALTWAIQKVRRAGGARAGGYPGAAVIDAQFANGPTRKRVGLVGKERAPVREGTALVAADGTPLGTVTSGTLGPTVNTPVAMAYLPVAHAAVGTEVFAEVRGKRLPMTVAAMPFTPNRYYRG from the coding sequence ATGAGCGACGCCGCCGACCTGTTCCAGACCCCGCTGCACGCCCTGCACCTTGAGCTTGGCGCCCGCATGGTGCCTTTCGCCGGCTACGCCATGCCGGTGCAATACCCCTCGGGCCTGATGGCCGAGCACCGCCAGTGCCGCGAGGCCGCCGCGCTGTTCGACGTCTCCCACATGGGCCAGTTGCGTCTGATCGGTGCAGACGCCGCCGCCGCGCTGGAAACCCTGGTGCCGGTCGATGTGATCGACCTGCCCGCCGGCAAACAACGCTACGCCTTCTTCACCAACGACGAGGGCGGCCTGCTGGACGACCTGATGATCACCCGCCCGGCCGGTGACGCCGCGGCCGCCTTCGGCGATCTGTTCGTGGTGGTCAACGCCGGCTGCAAGGACGCCGACATCGCCCACCTGCAAGCCCGCATCGGCAGCCGCTGCACCGTGCAGCCCCTGCCCGAGCGCGCCCTGCTGGCCCTGCAAGGCCCGCAGGCCGTCACCGCCCTGTCGCGCCTGAACCCGGGCGTGGCCACGCTCACCTTCATGACCGGCGGCCTGTTCACGCTGGCCGGCGCCGAATGCTTCGTCACCCGCTCGGGCTACACCGGCGAGGACGGCTTCGAGATCTCGGTGCATGAAAGCCAGGCCATGGCCCTGGCCCGCGCCCTGCTGGCCGAGCCGGAAGTCAAGCCCGCCGGCCTGGGCGCGCGTGACACCCTGCGCCTGGAAGCCGGCCTGTGCCTGTACGGCCACGACATCGACACCACCACCAACCCGGTGGAGGCCGCGCTGACCTGGGCCATCCAGAAGGTGCGCCGAGCCGGTGGCGCCCGCGCCGGTGGCTATCCCGGTGCCGCGGTGATCGACGCCCAGTTCGCCAACGGCCCGACACGCAAGCGCGTGGGCCTGGTGGGCAAGGAGCGCGCCCCGGTGCGCGAAGGCACCGCCCTGGTGGCCGCCGACGGCACGCCGCTGGGCACCGTCACCAGCGGCACCCTGGGCCCCACCGTCAACACCCCGGTGGCCATGGCCTACCTGCCGGTGGCCCACGCCGCGGTGGGCACCGAAGTCTTCGCCGAAGTGCGTGGCAAGCGCCTGCCGATGACGGTGGCCGCCATGCCCTTCACCCCCAACCGCTACTACCGCGGCTGA
- the gcvH gene encoding glycine cleavage system protein GcvH, which yields MTVKFTHDHEWINIADTAAAIVGITVHAQDALGDVVFVDLPEVGKTIAKGEIAGVVESVKAAADVYMPVSGEIVEVNEDLRNDPALANSDPLGAGWFFKVKLSAPAELDGLMDSTAYDALLKTL from the coding sequence ATGACCGTCAAGTTCACCCACGACCACGAGTGGATCAACATCGCCGACACCGCCGCCGCCATCGTCGGCATCACCGTGCATGCCCAGGACGCCCTGGGTGACGTGGTCTTCGTGGACCTGCCGGAAGTGGGCAAGACCATCGCCAAGGGCGAGATCGCCGGTGTGGTCGAGTCGGTCAAGGCCGCGGCCGACGTCTACATGCCCGTCTCGGGCGAGATCGTCGAAGTCAACGAGGACCTGCGCAATGACCCGGCCCTGGCCAACAGCGACCCGCTGGGCGCCGGCTGGTTCTTCAAGGTCAAGCTGTCGGCCCCGGCCGAGCTGGACGGCCTGATGGACTCCACCGCCTACGACGCCCTGCTCAAGACCCTCTGA
- a CDS encoding acyl-CoA synthetase, which produces MSGNPSVTTPGIYDQHLDKNPANYVPLSPTSYVERTAEVFGDLPAVIHGQRRYTWAQTRERSARLAAALKALGVGRGTTVSVMLPNTPEMVEAHYGVPATGAVLNTLNTRLDAPLLAWQMNHCETQVLITDTEFGPLMYEALRRLREDHGRNPIVIDVADSEYTGRAERVGTHEYEALLAAHAPVDRLDGPADEWDAIAVSYTSGTTGDPKGVVTHHRGAYLNAVCNAATWTMPHFPVYLWTLPMFHCNGWCFPWTIAMLAGTHVCLRKVDAKSILEAMREHKADHYCAAPIVHNLLISADPSLRDGITQRVRGMVAGAAPPAAMIEGMAKMGFDITHVYGLTEVYGPAAVAAKRTSWASESLSEQTRLNGRQGVRHTMEEGMTVMDPETMTEVPADGATMGEIMFRGNVAMKGYLKNPSATDKAFAGGWFHTGDLAVLEPDRYVKIKDRSKDIIISGGENISSIEVEDALYRHPAVAAAAVVAKPDPKWGETPVAFVELALGAQVTAEELIAHCKSLLAGYKVPREIRFEPIPKTSTGKIQKFMLREKAKSTAAFD; this is translated from the coding sequence ATGAGCGGCAACCCCAGCGTCACCACGCCCGGCATCTACGACCAGCATCTGGACAAGAATCCGGCCAACTACGTGCCCTTGTCGCCCACCAGCTATGTGGAGCGCACGGCCGAAGTGTTCGGTGACCTGCCCGCCGTGATCCACGGCCAGCGCCGCTACACCTGGGCACAGACGCGTGAGCGCAGTGCCCGCCTGGCGGCTGCCCTGAAGGCGCTGGGCGTGGGACGCGGCACCACTGTCAGCGTGATGCTGCCCAACACGCCGGAGATGGTGGAGGCCCACTATGGCGTGCCCGCCACCGGCGCGGTGCTCAACACCCTGAACACCCGGCTGGATGCGCCGCTGCTGGCTTGGCAGATGAACCACTGCGAGACGCAGGTCTTGATCACCGACACCGAGTTCGGCCCCCTGATGTACGAGGCCCTGCGCCGCCTGCGCGAGGACCATGGCCGCAATCCCATCGTGATCGACGTGGCCGACAGCGAATACACCGGCCGTGCCGAGCGGGTGGGCACGCATGAATACGAGGCCCTGCTGGCCGCACATGCGCCGGTGGACCGGCTTGACGGCCCGGCCGACGAGTGGGACGCCATCGCCGTGAGCTACACCAGCGGCACCACCGGCGACCCCAAGGGCGTGGTCACCCACCACCGCGGCGCCTACCTGAACGCCGTCTGCAACGCCGCCACCTGGACCATGCCGCACTTCCCGGTCTACCTGTGGACGCTGCCGATGTTCCACTGCAACGGCTGGTGCTTCCCCTGGACGATCGCCATGCTCGCCGGCACCCATGTGTGCCTGCGCAAGGTCGACGCCAAGTCCATCCTGGAGGCCATGCGCGAGCACAAGGCCGATCACTACTGCGCCGCGCCCATCGTGCACAACCTGCTGATCTCGGCCGATCCCTCGCTGCGCGACGGCATCACTCAGCGGGTGCGCGGCATGGTGGCGGGCGCGGCACCGCCGGCCGCCATGATCGAGGGCATGGCCAAGATGGGCTTCGACATCACCCACGTCTACGGCCTGACCGAGGTCTACGGCCCGGCGGCGGTGGCGGCCAAGCGGACGTCCTGGGCCAGCGAAAGCCTCTCGGAGCAGACGCGCCTGAATGGCCGCCAGGGTGTGCGCCACACCATGGAAGAGGGCATGACCGTGATGGACCCGGAGACCATGACTGAGGTGCCGGCCGACGGTGCCACCATGGGCGAGATCATGTTCCGCGGCAACGTGGCGATGAAGGGCTACCTGAAGAACCCCAGCGCCACCGACAAGGCCTTTGCCGGCGGCTGGTTCCACACCGGCGACCTGGCCGTGCTGGAGCCCGACCGCTACGTCAAGATCAAGGACCGCAGCAAGGACATCATCATCTCCGGCGGCGAGAACATCAGCTCCATCGAGGTGGAAGACGCGCTGTACCGCCACCCGGCGGTGGCCGCGGCCGCGGTGGTGGCCAAGCCCGACCCGAAGTGGGGCGAGACGCCGGTGGCCTTCGTCGAACTGGCCCTGGGCGCCCAGGTGACGGCCGAAGAGCTGATCGCCCACTGCAAGAGCCTGCTGGCGGGCTACAAGGTGCCGCGCGAGATCCGCTTCGAGCCCATCCCCAAGACCTCCACCGGCAAGATCCAGAAGTTCATGCTGCGCGAGAAGGCCAAGTCCACCGCGGCCTTCGACTGA
- a CDS encoding glutathione peroxidase, with translation MTTSAIYDIPLQRLNGTRATLGEYKGKVLLIVNVASKCGLTPQYEALEALYEAQSTKGLEVLGFPCNDFLGQEPGTAEEIQSFCTANFGVKFPMFEKVNINSSPRHPLYAALIAAQPKADAANGTAFRERLGSKNLLPANDSDVMWNFEKFLVGRDGTVVARFSPDVTPDHPALKAAIEKALG, from the coding sequence ATGACCACGTCCGCGATCTACGACATTCCCCTGCAACGCCTGAACGGCACGCGCGCCACGCTGGGCGAATACAAGGGCAAGGTGCTGCTGATCGTGAACGTGGCGTCCAAGTGCGGCCTGACCCCGCAGTACGAGGCGCTGGAAGCCCTCTACGAGGCCCAGAGCACCAAGGGCCTGGAAGTGCTGGGCTTCCCCTGCAACGACTTCCTGGGGCAGGAGCCCGGCACGGCCGAGGAGATCCAGAGCTTCTGCACCGCCAACTTCGGCGTGAAGTTCCCGATGTTCGAGAAGGTCAACATCAACAGCAGCCCGCGCCATCCGCTGTACGCCGCGCTGATCGCGGCCCAGCCCAAGGCCGATGCGGCCAACGGCACCGCCTTCCGCGAGCGCCTGGGTTCCAAGAACCTGCTGCCGGCCAACGACAGCGACGTGATGTGGAACTTCGAGAAGTTCCTGGTCGGCCGTGACGGCACCGTGGTGGCCCGTTTCTCGCCGGACGTGACGCCCGATCACCCGGCCCTGAAGGCCGCCATCGAGAAGGCCCTGGGCTGA
- a CDS encoding DinB family protein: MAADRIASRPLAHHLETQACNNAWANLRLLDACAALRPGEFEAPRTGFFPSLRATLNHNLTVDWFYVDALERSLRGEAPHPAPAEFFEPEQPCADVGTLAAAQQAVDLRLIGLCRRLVDADLVGVVRIRRAQGEQRDSRQRILAHLFQHQIHHRGQAHAMLSATSVAPPQLDEFYCAGEAPLRAAELARLGLDEATIWGPGDGP; encoded by the coding sequence GTGGCCGCTGACCGCATCGCCAGCCGGCCGCTGGCCCACCATCTGGAGACCCAGGCCTGCAACAACGCCTGGGCCAACCTGCGGCTGCTGGACGCCTGCGCGGCCCTGCGGCCCGGCGAGTTCGAGGCGCCGCGCACCGGCTTCTTTCCCAGCCTGCGCGCCACGCTGAACCACAACCTGACGGTGGACTGGTTCTATGTGGATGCGCTGGAGCGCAGCCTGCGTGGCGAGGCACCCCACCCCGCGCCCGCGGAGTTCTTCGAGCCCGAGCAGCCCTGCGCCGATGTGGGCACGCTGGCGGCGGCGCAGCAGGCGGTGGACCTGCGGCTCATCGGCCTGTGCCGACGGCTGGTGGATGCCGATCTGGTCGGCGTGGTGCGCATCCGGCGCGCCCAGGGTGAGCAGCGGGACAGCCGTCAGCGTATCCTGGCCCATCTGTTCCAGCACCAGATCCACCACCGTGGGCAGGCCCATGCCATGCTGTCGGCCACCTCGGTGGCACCGCCGCAGCTCGACGAGTTCTACTGCGCGGGCGAAGCGCCGTTGCGGGCAGCGGAACTGGCCCGTCTGGGCCTGGACGAAGCCACGATCTGGGGGCCGGGCGACGGTCCTTGA